A segment of the Coffea arabica cultivar ET-39 chromosome 8c, Coffea Arabica ET-39 HiFi, whole genome shotgun sequence genome:
ATTGGTGTGACACAACCACGCCGAGTTGCAGTCCTTGCAACTGCAAAGCGAGTGGCATTTGAGCTTGGCCTTCGTCTGGGCAAGGAGGTTGGGTTTCAAGTCAGGCATGACAAAAGGGTTGGGGAGAATTGCTCCATTAAGTTTATGACTGATGGAATTTTACTTCGGGAAGTCCAGGTCTTTCTCAACTAATGCTCTTGCTCTTGCATGAAATTTTTTCCCCTTCAAATCATTTATACGACTTTTTCTTCTCTACTTTACACCTTCCATGCTAGGGTGACATCTCTAATTATGAAAATTTCCTGTATGTTGCAGAGTGATTTTTTACTGAAACGCTATTCTATCATTATACTAGATGAGGCTCATGAGAGAAGCTTGAACACTGATATACTCATAGGAATGCTTTCTCGTGTTATACGAGAGCGGCAGGTAATTAAAGTTATTTAGATTTATCATGCATTCATTTCCTTCCATCTTCCATCTGACCTGAGGCTATGAGAATGTTGTAAAGGTACTTGTGgtctttttttctttgcttaCGGGGGAGTTTGTAACTTTTTAATGTCAGAGAGAATTTGAGGAGCAGGAGAAGAAGGTTGTTTCAGGAGAATATATAAAGCCGGAAAATAGGATATACCCATTGAAATTAGTTTTGATGAGTGCTACTTTGCGGGTTGAGGACTTTGTTTCTGGCAAACGAATTTTTCATGTTCCTCCACCTGTAATAGAAGTCCCAACTAGACAATATCCAGTTACTATACACTTCTCCAAGAGAACTGAAGTCATAGATTATGTCGGCCAAGCGTATAAAAAGGTCTTGTCAATTCACAAGAGGCTGCCACCTGGTGGGATACTTGTATTTGTGACTGGGCAGAGGGAGGTGGAGTACCTTTGTCGGAAGTTGCGTAAAGCATCTAAGGAGATAGTTGATAAAGTTTCTAAAGTAAAAAATGATTCGACTTCAGTGTCTGGTGAGAATCCAGGAGAGTTAAATGACATGAAGGAGATAAATGAAGCATTCGAAGGTCATGACGATTCCGGACATGACATAACAGACCGTTTCAGTTCTTATGAGGAGGATCATGAGGATGTGTCTGATAATGAATCAGATTCGTCCCATGATTCGGAAGATGACAGTGATTTGGAATTCTCCAATCAAGATGAGAATTTGTTCAATCAGGAGTCTATGGAGTCTGACAGTCAGCTTGCAAATACTCTACAAAAGAATGGAAGCCTTGCTTCATTGAAGGCAGCCTTTGAAGCTTTGGCCGGAAAAAGAACTTTTGACCCTGACTTGGAGGGACAAAAGACGAGTTCGGTTGCACCACAAGGAGGTGTAGATGAATCTGGTTCCACAACAGGAAATACAGGGAAAATAACAAACGATCCTGTTGCTGGTCCAATATCTGTTCTGCCTCTTTATGCAATGCTTCCAGCATCTGCACAGCTTCGGGTATTTGAAGCAGTCAAGGAAGGTGAACGCCTGGTCGTTGTTGCCACTAACGTAGCTGAAACCTCTTTGACAATCCCAGGTATTAAGTATGTTGTTGACACTGGaagagaaaaagtaaagaagtATAACTCTTCAAATGGCATGGAAGCATATGAAATACAGTGGATTAGTAAGGCTTCTGCTGCTCAGCGTGCTGGAAGAGCAGGAAGAACAGGGCCTGGGCACTGTTACCGCCTTTATTCTTCTGCTGTCTTTAGTAACATATTTCCTGACTTCTCATCTGCTGAAATCTCAAAGGTGCCTGTTGATGGGGTTGTCCTCCTTATGAAATCAATGCATATTGGCAAGGTAAATTTTGGTTCGAATTTGAGACTCAAGTCAAAAAATGGTTGGTTTGCAATTTGGGATATATTGTATTGTCATGACTTACATTTAGTTAAGGTTGGATCCATTGAGTTCAACAAGGCAATGTGGTAATGTGGAATTCCCCCTGTCAATCTGTGTGCTAACTTTAAATgaccttttttaaaaaaatttttaacgGTTGAAGGGGAGAAGCTTACAAGGGAAAAGGGGGAATTTTGGAGGGGGGGGGGCTTGTGAGTCGAACCAGGGGTCTCACTATCACTTGATTAATGTTCCTACCAGCTAAGCTAGATCTTGAGGTCAACTTacctttttctttattgtgtCTATTGTCATCCTCTCTTTTATCTCCCCCTTCCCCAAAAATTTTTTCGCACCCTCTTGGCTCTTCCAATTGTAACCATTCTTGACCCATTGCTATTTAATGCTTTAACTCATGAGGGTCTCATTTTGTTCGGTACAATCATATTCAGTTTATGTCTTTCTAGCACCCTCATTTCTTTGGCACAATCATGTTCAGTTTTTGTCTTTCTAGCACCCTCGTTTTTACCGTCATTTAAATTTAGGTTGCAAACTTTCCTTTTCCAACTCCTCCGGAAGCCACGGCCGTAGCTGAAGCAGAGCGTTGCCTGAAGGTGCTTGAAGCTCTTGACAACAAAGGGCGGATGACTAGTATGGGGAAAGCAATGGCACGATTTCCTATGAGTCCTCGGCACTCCCGAATGCTCCTAACGGTAATTCAGATCATGCGAAATGTGAATGACTATGCCCGGGCAAATTTAGTTCTGGGTTATGCGGTTGCAGCTGCTGCTGCTTTGAGCCTATCAAACCCTTTCAGCATGCAATTTGGAGGAAACCACACTGATGGGGATGAATTTAAACAGGGTGAGAAGGCAGGCACtagagaaaatggaaaaattttagACAGGGAAGAAAAACagcggaaaaagaaaatgaaagaggcTGCCAAGGATTCTCGTGCTAAGTTTTCTAACCCTACCAGTGATGTTTTGACCACAGCTTATGCTCTACAATGTTTCGAATTGTCAGCAAATCCAGTTGACTTTTGCTGTGATAATTTCTTGCACTTAAAGACGATGGAGGAAATGTCCAAGCTGAGGAAGCAGCTTCTTCACTTAGTATTTAGCTCAAATTCCTCAGATTTGCAGCATGATTTTGTCTGGATTCATGGGGGAGTAGATGATGTAGAAGGCGCTTGGAGGGTTTCTTCAGGGAAAAATCCTCTGTTTCTGAATGAAGAGGAAATTATAGGCCAAGCTATCTGTGCAGGTTGGGCTGATAGAGTTGCTAAACGGACTAGAAGTGCTTCAGGATTATCAGATGGAGATAGAAAAGTCAATGCCGTTCGCTATCAAGCTTGCATGGTAAAAGAAAGAGTTTTCCTCCACCGTTGGTCATCTGTTTCCAAGTCCGCACCTGAATTCTTGGTGTACAGTGAATTACTGCATACCAAGAGGCCATATATTCATGGGGCCACTTGTGTGAAATCAGAATGGCTTGTAAAATATGCTCATTCCTTGTGCAGTTTTTCTGCACCTCATTCAGATCCAAAACCATATTATGACCCTCAAACTGACCTAGTTTTCAATTGGGTCACTCCAATTTTCGGTCCTCATCTATGGCAGCTTCCACTTCACGGTTCACCCATCAAAGATGATATGGATCGGGTGGCTGTATTTGCCTTTTCTTTGCTTGACGGCCAAGTTTTGCCATGCCTAAAGTCTGTCCGGAAATTCATGGCTGCACCTCCAGCTAGCATATTGAGACCAGAGGCATCAGGTGTTAAACGAGTGGGAAATCTGTTGAGTAAATTAAAGAGCGGAAGAAGAGTAATTGACAGTCGTTCTATGTTAAGACAAGTGTGGAAAGATAAACGTATGGAATTGTTTTCAGAATTGCAGGATTGGTTCCAGGAAGGATTTCATGACCAATTTGAAGAGCTTTGGAAAGAAATGCAGCGTGAAGTTCTCTTAGATCCCAATGACCGCTTGAGAAAGTTAAAAAAAGCAAATAGGAGAGTATAGTCTCCTCTGACTTCTGATACTGAAGAGATTCCAATGAGGAGATGTTTATGATCTTTACATCTTCTGGATGAGCGGAGCATCTTATGCCTGCTGTTATATGATTTGCTACCATGCTAGATTGTTAAGAGGTAGTATTCTTACCTCTGATTGTCCTTGTTTATGAAGTTTAGTTCTTTGTCATAACAAAATATTACTTTTATTGAGCTGAAAGCTCGTGAATAATCACCAGGATTGCATAAGCTTGCAAGAATATGCTGGAAGACTCCCAAATCTTTTGATCTGGTTCAGTAAAAGGTGGCGAGATTGACACTCAGTCAGCTAAAGCGCTATGTTCTTCTTGCAGCCAATACAACCGCTGCTTAATTTGCACGAGATACAGAGACCATAACTACTGGCAATCTTTAGGGGATGGCATTCGCCAATACCAGTTGCTGTCCTCAACCGGGGAGTCATCAGGCTGCCCAAACAAAAGGCCTGTCTTTGGTTGAGAGTGCATTCTGTCATGTCCAGTTACAGGGATTTTGTCTGATGACCAGATGTTGTTAGGAGGGAAATGAAATGtcgaacatctctttggtgttATGAACAATAGAGATAATTATGATTTTCATTTGAATTAGACAAagcaagaaatttgattttgaagATCAAATTACAAAAGTCTTGAGATTTTAGTTCTTAAATTTCGAACTCTGAATGGTTTTCCAATTCTTGTCTGTGCTGAACCGTTTTATCAAGCAGAATTGGATGTTCAACTGGGGTTCTCCAAAGCCAGCTATTTGCCTTTTATTGATACGTAGAAAGCCTTGGAATTCAGTGTTAAACCTCATATTTCTAAGATCTCTATTCTGGTGgtcttgaattttttctttcctATCAGGCTCTAGATGATGCTAATTTAACCAAATTACTAAGGTGTTCTCACTGAGTGCCGACTTCAATATTTGGTGACAAGACCTTCCTCGAAAAGAAGTATTCCCGTTATGACTCTGTAAAGTTGCCAGCGATGCTCTTGCACCGGATacggggcagggacggtcatcagaAGGACCGTCTTTGGACAGTTCACGGTTAAGACTTGACCAAAAAAATTGTACGGTTCAAAATTTATCTTGTATTTCAATTTTAACATGTGTGGGATTCACAAAATTAGTTACATGTTGTTGAAAGTATGCTACATCGCGTGCAAACAAAGTTACGCAACCGCCGGTGGTCCGCTTGCATCAATGCCGGTTTAATCAGCTCATGCAGCATACTTCTGTGTTGATATGACTTTATCAGCCTACTAGGGACCCCTCCAATCGCAAAAGCTGATTAATATGAACTGCTGGTCGATGTGAACTATCTGCACTGGTGACCCCGTCATAGGAATGTAAGATTAGATCAACGATGATTATCTCATAACTGTTGACAAAAACTGCGCGTTATGTTCATGAAAGCTGCATGGTGGTCCTGTGGTTCTTATCTTTGACAAGATAAGCAGGAAAAATGTTTATTCGAATTTGCATATCCTATTGCAATCGAAATggatcattttttcttttgtaatcaGAGTTCTTATTGGAATTTTCGAGCTCTC
Coding sequences within it:
- the LOC113703903 gene encoding ATP-dependent RNA helicase DEAH13 isoform X2, which translates into the protein MPEKEKNKNQKKEKKDQVPGKLRAISNPKLSKSQKRKLRRLEEEKEKASLWSQSIETLEKYKIRDDVYSLMWSSRNLGQVETVREKRQREVQFSKAGLELPHAVQPFKKRTINDSACEIEHCSDRIHVAYSNESAKDKEEALNAISISSPSSEGLTVRNEVGTFTGDAEIMVKKVPHDNITLATPQSVQKCPFKCNSDDKDIKKLKDKVDEDPEVKSKNKSILANSPPEGPITALDGVDVFRRKEDEAQKNSLNCSSSRPFANSPQERALVAPMVVHVSRSKNVENQRKNLPIVMMEQEIMEAINENMSVIICGETGCGKTTQVPQFLYEAGFGSKHSNTQGGIIGVTQPRRVAVLATAKRVAFELGLRLGKEVGFQVRHDKRVGENCSIKFMTDGILLREVQSDFLLKRYSIIILDEAHERSLNTDILIGMLSRVIRERQREFEEQEKKVVSGEYIKPENRIYPLKLVLMSATLRVEDFVSGKRIFHVPPPVIEVPTRQYPVTIHFSKRTEVIDYVGQAYKKVLSIHKRLPPGGILVFVTGQREVEYLCRKLRKASKEIVDKVSKVKNDSTSVSGENPGELNDMKEINEAFEGHDDSGHDITDRFSSYEEDHEDVSDNESDSSHDSEDDSDLEFSNQDENLFNQESMESDSQLANTLQKNGSLASLKAAFEALAGKRTFDPDLEGQKTSSVAPQGGVDESGSTTGNTGKITNDPVAGPISVLPLYAMLPASAQLRVFEAVKEGERLVVVATNVAETSLTIPGIKYVVDTGREKVKKYNSSNGMEAYEIQWISKASAAQRAGRAGRTGPGHCYRLYSSAVFSNIFPDFSSAEISKVPVDGVVLLMKSMHIGKVANFPFPTPPEATAVAEAERCLKVLEALDNKGRMTSMGKAMARFPMSPRHSRMLLTVIQIMRNVNDYARANLVLGYAVAAAAALSLSNPFSMQFGGNHTDGDEFKQGEKAGTRENGKILDREEKQRKKKMKEAAKDSRAKFSNPTSDVLTTAYALQCFELSANPVDFCCDNFLHLKTMEEMSKLRKQLLHLVFSSNSSDLQHDFVWIHGGVDDVEGAWRVSSGKNPLFLNEEEIIGQAICAGWADRVAKRTRSASGLSDGDRKVNAVRYQACMVKERVFLHRWSSVSKSAPEFLVYSELLHTKRPYIHGATCVKSEWLVKYAHSLCSFSAPHSDPKPYYDPQTDLVFNWVTPIFGPHLWQLPLHGSPIKDDMDRVAVFAFSLLDGQVLPCLKSVRKFMAAPPASILRPEASGVKRVGNLLSKLKSGRRVIDSRSMLRQVWKDKRMELFSELQDWFQEGFHDQFEELWKEMQREVLLDPNDRLRKLKKANRRV
- the LOC113703903 gene encoding ATP-dependent RNA helicase DEAH13 isoform X1; the encoded protein is MEAKENPSIQVDNEDTNKIIMPEKEKNKNQKKEKKDQVPGKLRAISNPKLSKSQKRKLRRLEEEKEKASLWSQSIETLEKYKIRDDVYSLMWSSRNLGQVETVREKRQREVQFSKAGLELPHAVQPFKKRTINDSACEIEHCSDRIHVAYSNESAKDKEEALNAISISSPSSEGLTVRNEVGTFTGDAEIMVKKVPHDNITLATPQSVQKCPFKCNSDDKDIKKLKDKVDEDPEVKSKNKSILANSPPEGPITALDGVDVFRRKEDEAQKNSLNCSSSRPFANSPQERALVAPMVVHVSRSKNVENQRKNLPIVMMEQEIMEAINENMSVIICGETGCGKTTQVPQFLYEAGFGSKHSNTQGGIIGVTQPRRVAVLATAKRVAFELGLRLGKEVGFQVRHDKRVGENCSIKFMTDGILLREVQSDFLLKRYSIIILDEAHERSLNTDILIGMLSRVIRERQREFEEQEKKVVSGEYIKPENRIYPLKLVLMSATLRVEDFVSGKRIFHVPPPVIEVPTRQYPVTIHFSKRTEVIDYVGQAYKKVLSIHKRLPPGGILVFVTGQREVEYLCRKLRKASKEIVDKVSKVKNDSTSVSGENPGELNDMKEINEAFEGHDDSGHDITDRFSSYEEDHEDVSDNESDSSHDSEDDSDLEFSNQDENLFNQESMESDSQLANTLQKNGSLASLKAAFEALAGKRTFDPDLEGQKTSSVAPQGGVDESGSTTGNTGKITNDPVAGPISVLPLYAMLPASAQLRVFEAVKEGERLVVVATNVAETSLTIPGIKYVVDTGREKVKKYNSSNGMEAYEIQWISKASAAQRAGRAGRTGPGHCYRLYSSAVFSNIFPDFSSAEISKVPVDGVVLLMKSMHIGKVANFPFPTPPEATAVAEAERCLKVLEALDNKGRMTSMGKAMARFPMSPRHSRMLLTVIQIMRNVNDYARANLVLGYAVAAAAALSLSNPFSMQFGGNHTDGDEFKQGEKAGTRENGKILDREEKQRKKKMKEAAKDSRAKFSNPTSDVLTTAYALQCFELSANPVDFCCDNFLHLKTMEEMSKLRKQLLHLVFSSNSSDLQHDFVWIHGGVDDVEGAWRVSSGKNPLFLNEEEIIGQAICAGWADRVAKRTRSASGLSDGDRKVNAVRYQACMVKERVFLHRWSSVSKSAPEFLVYSELLHTKRPYIHGATCVKSEWLVKYAHSLCSFSAPHSDPKPYYDPQTDLVFNWVTPIFGPHLWQLPLHGSPIKDDMDRVAVFAFSLLDGQVLPCLKSVRKFMAAPPASILRPEASGVKRVGNLLSKLKSGRRVIDSRSMLRQVWKDKRMELFSELQDWFQEGFHDQFEELWKEMQREVLLDPNDRLRKLKKANRRV